From the Micromonospora lupini genome, one window contains:
- a CDS encoding ABC transporter permease subunit: protein MSQVKVLGELAVLDDVGPPRRGRAYPAAGATSALLLPAVLLLGALVLWPVLRTLHASVTTDGRWVGAEHFRAALAAPGTGAVVGRTVLWAVLVPAVVTALGYLFAVASRRSEEGGLVRLILLVPVALPLVVTGVTFRLMYDPDPTRGLATLLATRLTGRSADDAPQLLGPGLVTVALMSAFVWAWVGLAVLVFRAALDRLPPSLADAVRAYGGGRRHVLWDAQWRPLLLRTVAVVFALVALGTSRTFDLILVMTPGSVRDDAAVLALRVWQTSGGTTTGQGAALGVVWLVAVVAGMLVAAFFVRQAWPPPRVEATPGPAPTTPPRRLFRLLAAGGAVVWLIPLVVLVATSAHGQVDAAARGWWSAPPGTGSYAALLGGDELWRALGFTLLLATVVTATVLVVALLAAYPLAWLTGPAAQATGLLLMAATVVPVQVIAGPVNEVLGVVLSSGTSRGLALVHVALGVPFAVLVLRNAFADLPAEQVRGARLGGRRWWGTLHRLARHNLPAVIAVSVLEFVQVWNDLAVGLVFSGPEATPIGPFLAAEGRGFVSNSGVLAASSVLASVLPVLLMVLARRQLVAGLVSGGVR, encoded by the coding sequence ATGAGCCAGGTCAAGGTGCTCGGTGAGCTGGCGGTGCTCGACGACGTAGGCCCGCCACGGCGCGGTCGGGCCTACCCGGCGGCCGGCGCGACCTCCGCGCTGCTGCTGCCGGCCGTGCTGCTGCTCGGCGCGCTGGTGCTGTGGCCGGTGCTGCGCACGCTGCACGCCAGCGTCACCACCGACGGTCGCTGGGTCGGCGCGGAGCACTTCCGCGCCGCGCTCGCCGCGCCCGGCACCGGCGCGGTGGTCGGCCGGACAGTGCTGTGGGCGGTCCTGGTGCCGGCGGTGGTGACGGCGCTGGGCTACCTGTTCGCCGTGGCGTCCCGCCGCTCCGAGGAGGGTGGGCTGGTCCGCCTGATCCTGCTGGTGCCTGTGGCGTTGCCCCTTGTCGTCACCGGGGTGACCTTTCGCCTCATGTACGACCCCGACCCGACCCGGGGCCTGGCCACCCTGCTCGCCACGCGGCTGACCGGCCGCTCGGCCGACGACGCGCCGCAACTGCTCGGGCCGGGCCTGGTCACGGTGGCGCTGATGTCGGCGTTCGTCTGGGCGTGGGTGGGTCTGGCCGTGCTGGTCTTCCGGGCCGCACTGGACCGGCTGCCGCCGAGCCTGGCCGACGCGGTCCGCGCCTACGGCGGCGGACGACGACACGTGCTGTGGGACGCGCAGTGGCGTCCGCTGCTGCTGCGGACCGTCGCGGTGGTGTTCGCGCTGGTGGCGCTCGGCACCAGCCGGACCTTCGACCTGATCCTCGTCATGACGCCCGGGTCGGTCCGCGACGACGCGGCGGTGCTCGCGCTGCGGGTCTGGCAGACCTCGGGCGGCACCACCACCGGGCAGGGCGCCGCGCTCGGCGTCGTCTGGCTGGTGGCGGTGGTCGCCGGGATGCTGGTGGCGGCATTCTTCGTCCGCCAGGCGTGGCCGCCGCCCCGCGTCGAGGCGACACCCGGGCCCGCACCGACGACGCCGCCGCGACGACTGTTCCGGCTGCTCGCCGCGGGCGGCGCGGTGGTCTGGCTGATCCCGCTGGTGGTGCTCGTGGCGACCTCCGCGCACGGGCAGGTGGACGCCGCCGCGCGCGGCTGGTGGTCGGCCCCGCCCGGTACGGGCTCCTACGCGGCGCTGCTCGGCGGTGACGAGCTGTGGCGGGCGCTGGGCTTCACGCTGCTGCTGGCGACAGTCGTCACCGCCACGGTGCTCGTGGTCGCGCTGCTGGCCGCGTACCCGCTGGCGTGGCTTACCGGGCCGGCCGCGCAGGCGACCGGGCTGCTGCTGATGGCCGCCACCGTCGTCCCGGTGCAGGTGATCGCCGGGCCGGTCAACGAGGTGCTCGGCGTGGTGCTCTCCTCCGGCACCTCCCGCGGGCTGGCCCTGGTGCACGTGGCGCTGGGGGTGCCGTTCGCGGTGCTGGTGCTGCGCAACGCGTTCGCCGACCTGCCTGCCGAGCAGGTGCGGGGCGCCCGACTGGGCGGGCGGCGCTGGTGGGGCACCCTGCACCGGCTGGCCCGGCACAACCTGCCGGCCGTGATCGCCGTCTCCGTGCTGGAGTTCGTCCAGGTCTGGAACGACCTGGCGGTGGGCCTGGTGTTCAGCGGGCCGGAGGCCACCCCGATCGGGCCGTTCCTGGCCGCCGAGGGCCGCGGCTTCGTGTCCAACAGCGGGGTCCTGGCCGCCAGCTCGGTGCTCGCCTCGGTGCTCCCGGTGCTGCTGATGGTGCTCGCCCGACGGCAGCTCGTCGCCGGGCTGGTCTCCGGGGGTGTCCGGTGA
- a CDS encoding extracellular solute-binding protein translates to MTPAGRVTRRTLLRAAAAGATATAAGCAGGGRSVQVAVVWSGSELDRFREVVATYPDPVRVVSAGNDIDAFLRARHLAGTSPDVAILSRPGLVTEYAARGWLRPVRPSTEYAVPIGLSDLLLTGGQRYGVWVKAAHKSLVWHLPSMLPEQPTSWDELVSLTRRLGALARRGDGPAPLAIGAADGWVLTDWFENVLADLAPSAYDALAGPDADWQGRPVRDTLDRLAELWSVDGAFPGGGRRALLTQYEESVIQVVRSRRAVMVFEADFTAEVVGRFRSGPEEPVTFRFPSAGTGAGALIVGGDVAVVFADARGGVELVEWLTRADSFRPWLRAGGYLSPNTTIALTDYADPVRRQLAREMRGPDTLHFDLSDQLPGAFTGSDGVGIWRIMQDFFSDVTDGVSAGAAVRRATGQLAAAARDAGGGR, encoded by the coding sequence GTGACGCCCGCAGGCCGGGTCACCCGGCGTACGCTGCTGCGCGCCGCCGCGGCCGGCGCGACGGCGACCGCGGCCGGGTGTGCCGGCGGCGGCCGCTCGGTGCAGGTGGCGGTGGTGTGGAGCGGCAGCGAGCTGGACCGCTTCCGCGAGGTCGTGGCCACCTATCCCGACCCGGTACGCGTGGTCAGCGCCGGCAACGACATCGACGCGTTCCTGCGCGCCCGACACCTCGCGGGCACCTCGCCGGACGTGGCGATCCTGTCGCGTCCCGGCCTGGTGACGGAGTACGCCGCGCGGGGTTGGCTGCGCCCGGTGCGCCCCTCGACGGAGTACGCGGTGCCCATCGGGCTCAGCGACCTGCTGCTGACCGGCGGTCAGCGCTACGGCGTCTGGGTGAAGGCCGCGCACAAGTCACTGGTCTGGCACCTGCCCTCGATGCTGCCCGAGCAGCCGACCAGCTGGGACGAGCTGGTCTCGTTGACCCGCCGCCTCGGCGCGCTCGCCCGACGCGGCGACGGCCCGGCGCCGCTGGCGATCGGCGCGGCCGACGGGTGGGTGCTCACCGACTGGTTCGAGAACGTGCTTGCCGACCTCGCGCCGAGCGCCTACGACGCCCTCGCCGGGCCGGACGCCGACTGGCAGGGCCGGCCGGTGCGCGACACCCTGGACCGGCTCGCCGAGCTGTGGAGCGTCGACGGCGCCTTCCCCGGCGGCGGCCGGCGTGCCCTGCTCACCCAGTACGAGGAGTCGGTGATCCAGGTGGTGCGCTCCCGACGGGCGGTGATGGTCTTCGAGGCCGACTTCACCGCCGAGGTGGTCGGCCGGTTCCGGAGCGGCCCGGAGGAGCCGGTCACCTTCCGGTTCCCGAGCGCCGGCACCGGTGCCGGCGCGCTGATCGTGGGCGGGGACGTGGCGGTGGTGTTCGCCGACGCCCGGGGTGGGGTGGAGCTGGTCGAGTGGCTGACCAGGGCCGACTCGTTCCGGCCCTGGCTGCGCGCCGGCGGCTACCTGTCGCCGAACACCACAATCGCGCTCACCGACTACGCCGACCCGGTCCGTCGCCAACTGGCCCGCGAGATGCGCGGCCCCGACACCCTGCACTTCGACCTCTCCGACCAACTGCCCGGGGCGTTCACCGGCTCCGACGGGGTCGGCATCTGGCGGATCATGCAGGACTTCTTCTCCGACGTCACCGACGGTGTGTCCGCCGGTGCGGCGGTTCGCCGGGCCACCGGGCAGCTCGCGGCGGCGGCCCGCGACGCGGGCGGTGGCCGATGA
- a CDS encoding ATP-binding cassette domain-containing protein codes for MRATLRLRALVAVPGTGPVTLDVPSGATVALVAPPRVGTAVARVLAGLAAPVTGRIMVGDRDVTALAPPRRQIGYVPAGGALLPQLTVRRNIEYGQRKRERVHEVADDWTATVVDRLELAPTLALLPHLLSDAQRFRVALARAAVCLPEVLVVDLPVDPSGGSRLGDLLPRLAPPDAPGVAVLVCTADPATLAEIPRHHELVTEPDEALR; via the coding sequence GTGAGGGCCACGTTACGACTACGCGCACTGGTCGCCGTCCCCGGCACCGGGCCGGTGACCCTCGACGTCCCGTCCGGCGCGACTGTCGCCCTGGTCGCGCCGCCCCGGGTCGGCACGGCCGTGGCGCGGGTCCTCGCCGGGCTCGCCGCACCGGTCACCGGGCGGATCATGGTGGGTGACCGGGACGTGACGGCCCTCGCCCCGCCGCGCCGGCAGATCGGCTACGTGCCCGCCGGCGGCGCGCTGCTGCCGCAGCTCACCGTGCGCCGCAACATCGAGTACGGCCAGCGCAAACGCGAACGGGTGCACGAGGTGGCCGACGACTGGACGGCGACAGTGGTGGACCGGCTGGAGCTGGCCCCGACGCTGGCCCTACTGCCACACCTGCTCTCCGACGCCCAACGGTTCCGGGTGGCGCTGGCCCGGGCGGCGGTCTGCCTGCCCGAGGTGCTCGTGGTCGACCTGCCCGTCGACCCGTCCGGCGGCAGTCGCCTCGGTGACCTGCTGCCCCGACTCGCGCCGCCGGACGCGCCCGGGGTGGCCGTGCTCGTCTGCACCGCCGACCCGGCCACGCTCGCCGAGATCCCCCGCCACCACGAGCTGGTCACCGAGCCCGACGAGGCGCTGCGGTGA
- a CDS encoding helix-turn-helix transcriptional regulator, translating to MRASRLLSVLLLLQSHGRLTAAQLADRLSVSPRTIYRDVESLHAAGIPLYGEAGHAGGYQLVDGWRTRLTGLTADEADRLFLAGLPGPADELGDGDVVAALRRKLHAALPEPLRDRATQLSQRFHLDTPGWYADGDASPELARTAEAVWRQQRVEVRYRGWRGEVTRVLEPYGLVLKGGRWYVVATRPGRVEPATYRVNQILALTPLAQEFDRPADFDLPTWWREHVVRFRARLHRDEATVRLSPAGRERLREIGSDPVVSAVDASAGPPDARGWVTAVLPIESLTHAHGDLLRLGADVEVLTPVALRDRLAATAAGLAALYATGDQQTPHAPSGPPTR from the coding sequence GTGCGGGCCAGTCGACTTCTCTCCGTCCTGCTGCTGCTCCAGTCGCACGGCCGGCTGACCGCCGCGCAACTCGCCGACCGGCTGTCGGTCTCGCCGCGCACCATCTACCGGGACGTGGAGTCGCTGCACGCCGCCGGCATCCCGCTCTACGGGGAGGCCGGGCACGCCGGCGGCTACCAGCTCGTCGACGGCTGGCGGACCCGGCTGACCGGCCTGACCGCCGACGAGGCCGACCGACTCTTCCTGGCCGGGCTGCCCGGCCCCGCCGACGAGCTGGGCGACGGCGACGTGGTGGCCGCGCTGCGACGCAAGCTGCACGCCGCGCTCCCCGAGCCGCTGCGCGACCGGGCGACCCAGCTGTCGCAACGCTTCCACCTGGACACACCCGGTTGGTACGCCGACGGCGACGCCTCCCCCGAGCTGGCCCGCACGGCGGAGGCCGTCTGGCGGCAGCAGCGCGTCGAGGTGCGCTACCGCGGCTGGCGCGGCGAGGTGACACGGGTGCTGGAGCCGTACGGCCTGGTGCTCAAGGGCGGCCGGTGGTACGTGGTGGCCACCCGACCGGGCCGAGTCGAGCCGGCGACCTACCGGGTCAACCAGATCCTCGCGCTGACCCCGCTGGCGCAGGAGTTCGACCGACCGGCCGACTTCGACCTGCCGACCTGGTGGCGGGAGCACGTGGTGCGGTTCCGGGCCCGGCTGCACCGCGACGAGGCCACCGTACGGCTGTCCCCCGCCGGCCGGGAGCGGCTGCGGGAGATCGGCAGCGACCCGGTGGTGTCCGCGGTGGACGCCAGCGCCGGGCCGCCCGACGCGCGCGGCTGGGTGACGGCGGTCCTGCCGATCGAGTCGCTCACCCACGCCCACGGCGACCTGCTACGCCTGGGCGCCGACGTGGAGGTGTTGACCCCTGTGGCGCTCCGCGACCGGCTGGCCGCCACCGCCGCCGGACTGGCAGCCCTCTACGCCACCGGCGACCAGCAGACGCCGCACGCCCCCTCCGGCCCGCCGACGCGGTAG
- a CDS encoding PH domain-containing protein, with protein MWRWRRISPWGAAQALTGFMALVGSTMAVAVVVAASRGLAEGRIDALAALGLTGALLFLGLWLTFVLRMYLAGIYVNDRGVRLRHVFRTRTFSWSEVTGFEARPALLLGGPTVRDACWVRTTDGAFESAVQRRSRTGGWRKNNGPVLSADDFDRMLARLDAERASHQYGQLGGPAVVSR; from the coding sequence ATGTGGAGATGGCGGCGGATCAGCCCCTGGGGCGCGGCGCAGGCGCTCACCGGATTCATGGCGCTGGTCGGGTCGACGATGGCCGTCGCCGTGGTGGTCGCTGCCAGCCGCGGACTCGCCGAGGGCAGGATCGACGCACTGGCGGCCCTCGGTCTGACCGGCGCGTTGCTGTTCCTCGGGCTGTGGCTGACCTTCGTCCTCCGGATGTACCTGGCCGGAATCTACGTCAACGACCGGGGCGTACGGCTGCGGCACGTGTTCCGCACGCGGACGTTCTCGTGGTCGGAGGTGACCGGGTTCGAGGCGCGGCCCGCGCTGCTCCTCGGCGGACCGACCGTGCGGGACGCCTGCTGGGTGCGCACGACCGACGGGGCGTTCGAGTCGGCGGTGCAGCGGCGTTCCCGCACGGGAGGCTGGCGCAAGAACAACGGCCCGGTGCTCTCCGCCGACGACTTCGACCGGATGCTCGCCCGGCTCGACGCCGAGCGGGCCTCCCACCAATACGGTCAGCTCGGCGGCCCGGCGGTGGTCTCGCGCTAG
- a CDS encoding flavin-containing monooxygenase, with protein sequence MPSDHVDVLIIGAGLSGIGAACHLRRDCPDKTYAVLEARDAVGGTWDLFRYPGVRSDSDMFTLGYSFRPWTDATAIADGAAIRTYVRETAREYDVQRHIRFSHRVTRAEWDSGTARWTVHARRTDTPASDTAETVVLTCSFLFACTGYYRYDEGYTPTLPGVDAYAGRLVHPQHWPDDLDHAGRRVVVIGSGATAVTLVPALAQRAAHVTMLQRSPTYVIALPSRDRLAGALRRWLPANAAYPVVRWKNVLLSTVNFQLSRRAPGLVRRLLRRGAKRRLPVGYEVDRHFSPRYDPWDQRLCVVPDGDLFTAVQEGRASVVTDTIDTFTAHGVRLASGEELAADVVVTATGLNLLALGGLTLRVDGVDVDLPGTVAYKGMMLSGVPNFALTIGYTNASWTLKADLVAGYVCRLLRHLDRTRQQVVTPLPPPDARRVPLIDLRSGYVLRSVDALPRQGARAPWRLHQNYARDVLLMRHGQLADEGVRFSHATRERSTDHAQV encoded by the coding sequence ATGCCCTCCGACCACGTCGACGTGCTCATCATCGGCGCCGGCCTGTCCGGCATCGGCGCCGCCTGTCACCTGCGCCGCGACTGCCCCGACAAGACGTACGCGGTGCTTGAGGCGCGCGACGCCGTCGGCGGCACCTGGGACCTGTTCCGCTACCCGGGCGTCCGGTCCGACTCGGACATGTTCACCCTCGGCTACTCGTTCAGGCCGTGGACCGACGCCACCGCCATCGCCGACGGCGCGGCGATCCGCACCTACGTGCGGGAGACCGCCCGGGAGTACGACGTGCAGCGGCACATCCGCTTCTCCCACCGGGTGACGCGCGCCGAGTGGGACAGCGGCACCGCCCGCTGGACCGTGCACGCCCGGCGCACCGACACGCCCGCGAGCGACACCGCCGAAACCGTGGTGCTGACCTGCTCGTTCCTGTTCGCCTGCACCGGCTACTACCGCTACGACGAGGGCTACACGCCGACGCTGCCCGGCGTCGACGCGTACGCCGGGCGGCTGGTGCACCCGCAGCACTGGCCCGACGACCTCGACCACGCCGGCAGGCGGGTGGTGGTGATCGGCAGCGGCGCCACCGCAGTGACCCTGGTGCCGGCCCTGGCGCAGCGGGCCGCGCACGTGACGATGCTGCAACGCTCACCCACGTACGTCATCGCCCTGCCCTCGCGCGACCGGCTGGCCGGCGCGCTGCGGCGCTGGCTTCCGGCGAACGCCGCGTATCCCGTGGTGCGGTGGAAGAACGTGCTGCTCTCCACTGTCAACTTCCAGCTCAGCCGGCGCGCTCCCGGCCTGGTCAGGCGGCTGCTGCGGCGGGGCGCGAAGCGTCGGCTGCCGGTGGGCTACGAGGTGGACCGGCACTTCTCGCCCCGCTACGACCCCTGGGACCAGCGGCTCTGCGTGGTGCCCGACGGCGACCTGTTCACCGCCGTGCAGGAGGGCCGGGCCTCGGTGGTGACCGACACCATCGACACGTTCACCGCGCACGGCGTCCGGCTCGCCTCCGGCGAGGAGCTGGCCGCCGACGTCGTGGTCACCGCGACCGGGCTCAACCTGCTCGCCCTCGGTGGCCTGACGCTGCGCGTGGACGGCGTCGACGTCGACCTGCCCGGCACCGTGGCCTACAAGGGCATGATGCTGTCCGGTGTGCCGAACTTCGCGCTGACCATCGGCTACACCAACGCGTCGTGGACCCTCAAGGCCGACCTGGTCGCCGGCTACGTCTGCCGGCTGCTGCGCCACCTGGACCGCACCCGCCAGCAGGTCGTCACCCCGCTGCCGCCGCCCGACGCGCGGCGGGTGCCGCTCATCGACCTGCGCTCGGGCTACGTGCTGCGCAGCGTCGACGCGTTGCCCCGACAGGGGGCGCGGGCGCCCTGGCGGCTGCACCAGAACTACGCCCGGGACGTGCTGCTGATGCGGCACGGCCAGCTCGCCGACGAGGGTGTGCGGTTTTCCCACGCCACCCGGGAGAGGAGCACCGATCATGCGCAGGTTTGA
- a CDS encoding SDR family NAD(P)-dependent oxidoreductase, translated as MRRFEFAGATAVVTGAASGIGAALAHGLARRGSDLVLLDRDAERLDGVAAAIRAEHPDRQVHTYLVDLADAAATARVAVEIGERHPRVRLLVNNAGVGLGGRFDQVTFDEFSWVIDINFRAVAQLTHALLPALKAEPGAHLVNVSSLFGLIAPAGQTAYAASKFAVRGLTEALRHELVDDGIGVTSVHPGGIRTRITENARVGSGVSIAEYTAGRAQFEKLLTIAPERAAEVILQGVERRRGRVLIGWSAKLPDLLARIMPASYNRLLVVGLNRGVARPAQPTPAPAHDPA; from the coding sequence ATGCGCAGGTTTGAGTTCGCCGGAGCGACGGCCGTGGTGACCGGCGCGGCAAGTGGCATCGGCGCGGCGTTGGCGCACGGCCTGGCCCGCCGGGGCAGTGACCTGGTCCTGCTGGACCGCGACGCCGAACGTCTGGACGGCGTCGCCGCCGCGATCCGCGCCGAGCACCCGGACCGGCAGGTGCACACGTACCTGGTGGACCTCGCCGACGCGGCGGCCACCGCACGGGTCGCGGTGGAGATCGGCGAGCGGCATCCGCGCGTCCGGCTGCTGGTGAACAACGCCGGCGTCGGCCTCGGCGGCCGGTTCGACCAGGTCACGTTCGACGAGTTCAGCTGGGTGATCGACATCAACTTCCGGGCCGTGGCGCAGCTGACCCACGCGCTGCTGCCCGCCCTGAAGGCCGAGCCGGGCGCGCACCTGGTAAACGTCTCCAGCCTGTTCGGGCTGATCGCGCCGGCAGGGCAGACCGCCTACGCGGCGAGCAAGTTCGCCGTTCGGGGCCTGACCGAGGCGCTGCGCCACGAACTCGTCGACGACGGCATCGGCGTGACGTCTGTGCACCCCGGCGGGATCCGCACCCGGATCACCGAGAACGCCCGGGTCGGCAGTGGCGTGTCGATCGCGGAGTACACCGCCGGCCGGGCCCAGTTCGAGAAGCTGCTCACCATCGCGCCGGAGCGTGCCGCCGAGGTGATCCTTCAAGGCGTCGAGCGGCGTCGGGGCCGGGTGCTGATCGGCTGGTCGGCGAAGCTGCCCGACCTGCTGGCCCGGATCATGCCGGCCTCGTACAACAGGCTGCTTGTCGTCGGCCTCAACCGGGGCGTCGCCCGGCCCGCGCAGCCGACCCCGGCACCCGCCCACGACCCCGCCTGA
- a CDS encoding cryptochrome/photolyase family protein — protein sequence MLRRRWLLADQLGPHFLDDPDQPALLVEVRELFRRRPMHRQKAHLILSAVRHRAAELGDRALLLRTGTFREALAQVPEPVEVCHPHSRAALGFARSVPGLTVLPPRGFVTSQADFVAWADRTRRGPLRMADFYRQARRWHDVLSGPARGTGGAPSPRRPRAEAPAVPATPPPPPPIVEDDIDAQVRHDLDRWEADGVRFVGRDGPRQYPATHAEAQARLAHFLTHRLPGYGRYADVMSADDPLFAHSALSSSFNLGLLHPEPAVRAAEQAWRSGAAPRTAVEPFIRGLLGWREFLWHLYWYYEPQFRGANWLAATEPMPQWFAELDADAVEARCLADVLAAVRDRAWTHHSPRLLVLGNYALQRGWRPVEVADWFKRCFVDGTDWVMNATVIGMSQYADLARVDTRPYAVDGTDIDEISDYCGGCRYTPERALGELACPYTGGFESFLHRNRERLVADPRLAAELVRRDEPEHREAVLAQEEKRGSTAP from the coding sequence ATGCTTCGCCGCCGATGGTTGCTGGCCGATCAACTCGGGCCACATTTCCTCGACGACCCCGATCAACCGGCCCTGCTGGTAGAGGTCCGGGAGCTGTTTCGCCGTCGGCCGATGCACCGGCAGAAGGCGCACCTGATCCTCTCGGCCGTGCGCCACCGCGCCGCCGAGTTGGGCGACCGGGCGCTGCTGCTGCGTACCGGCACGTTCCGCGAGGCCCTCGCGCAGGTTCCCGAGCCGGTGGAGGTGTGCCACCCGCACTCCCGGGCCGCGCTGGGTTTCGCCCGCTCGGTGCCCGGGTTGACTGTGCTGCCGCCGCGCGGCTTCGTCACCAGCCAGGCCGACTTCGTGGCCTGGGCGGACCGCACCCGTCGGGGGCCGCTGCGGATGGCCGACTTCTACCGGCAGGCCCGTCGCTGGCACGACGTGCTGAGCGGGCCGGCCCGGGGCACCGGCGGAGCCCCGTCGCCGCGTCGGCCCCGCGCGGAGGCCCCGGCCGTGCCGGCGACGCCGCCGCCCCCACCGCCGATCGTCGAGGACGACATCGACGCGCAGGTCCGCCACGATCTGGACCGGTGGGAGGCCGACGGGGTGCGGTTCGTCGGCCGCGACGGCCCCCGGCAGTACCCTGCCACGCACGCCGAGGCGCAGGCCCGGCTGGCGCACTTCCTGACGCACCGGCTGCCCGGGTACGGCCGCTACGCCGACGTGATGAGCGCCGACGACCCGCTGTTCGCGCACTCGGCGCTGTCGTCGTCGTTCAACCTGGGGTTGCTGCACCCCGAGCCGGCCGTACGCGCCGCCGAGCAGGCGTGGCGGTCCGGCGCCGCTCCCCGCACGGCGGTGGAGCCGTTCATCCGGGGGCTGCTCGGTTGGCGGGAGTTCCTCTGGCACTTGTACTGGTATTACGAGCCACAGTTCCGGGGCGCGAACTGGTTGGCCGCGACAGAGCCGATGCCGCAGTGGTTCGCCGAGCTGGACGCCGACGCGGTGGAGGCGCGCTGCCTGGCCGACGTGCTCGCCGCCGTCCGGGACCGGGCGTGGACACACCACAGCCCCCGGCTGCTGGTGCTGGGCAACTACGCGTTGCAGCGCGGCTGGCGTCCCGTCGAGGTGGCGGACTGGTTCAAGCGCTGCTTCGTCGACGGCACCGACTGGGTGATGAACGCGACTGTCATCGGCATGAGCCAGTACGCCGACCTGGCCAGGGTGGACACCCGCCCGTACGCGGTGGACGGCACCGACATCGACGAGATCAGCGACTACTGCGGCGGCTGCCGCTACACGCCGGAGCGGGCGCTCGGCGAGCTGGCCTGCCCGTACACCGGGGGTTTCGAGAGTTTCCTGCACCGCAACCGGGAGCGGCTGGTGGCCGACCCGCGGCTCGCCGCGGAGCTGGTCCGCCGCGACGAGCCGGAGCACCGCGAGGCGGTGCTGGCGCAGGAGGAGAAGCGGGGCAGCACCGCGCCGTGA
- a CDS encoding low temperature requirement protein A — protein sequence MTHTRSVRPFYRPMRPRRRDEPHRAATPLELFFDLCFVVAVAQAASSLHHDVAEGHLAHALPSYLMVFFAIWWSWMNFTWFASAYDTDDDVYRITTLVQITGALILAAGVPRAFTDGDFRVITYGYVVMRLAAVAQWIRAAAGDPAHRAAAHRYAVGVTVVQLGWLLRLALPDGWGVATFVLLALADLLVPAVAERPGMTPWHPGHIGERYGLFTLIVLGEAVLAISVAIQTGLDAGDSGLWALAAAGAIIVFALWWLYFDRPVEAPDRLPYSLIWGYGHYLIFGAIAAVGAGLPVAVDHERHLAHISATTAAYAVAVPIAVYLLTVWVLLVRRRQHGAVVVAYPVVAGLALLVPLGPAPVQVLALVLVALVTLTVLLRGRDAGASATPTT from the coding sequence GTGACCCACACTCGTTCGGTGCGGCCGTTCTACCGGCCGATGCGGCCCCGCCGTCGCGACGAGCCGCACCGCGCGGCCACCCCGCTGGAGCTCTTCTTCGACCTGTGTTTCGTGGTGGCCGTGGCGCAGGCGGCGTCCAGCCTGCACCACGACGTGGCCGAGGGCCACCTCGCCCACGCGCTGCCCAGCTACCTGATGGTGTTCTTCGCGATCTGGTGGTCGTGGATGAACTTCACCTGGTTCGCCTCGGCGTACGACACCGACGACGACGTCTACCGGATCACCACGCTTGTGCAGATCACCGGGGCGTTGATCCTGGCGGCCGGTGTGCCGCGCGCCTTCACCGACGGCGACTTCAGAGTCATCACCTACGGGTACGTAGTGATGCGACTGGCCGCCGTCGCGCAGTGGATCCGGGCAGCCGCAGGCGATCCGGCGCACCGCGCGGCGGCACACCGCTACGCGGTCGGCGTGACGGTGGTGCAGCTCGGCTGGCTGCTGCGGCTGGCGCTGCCCGACGGCTGGGGCGTCGCGACGTTCGTGCTGCTGGCGCTCGCCGATCTGCTGGTGCCGGCGGTGGCCGAGCGTCCCGGGATGACGCCGTGGCACCCCGGGCACATCGGCGAGCGGTACGGGCTGTTCACGCTGATCGTGCTCGGCGAGGCGGTGCTGGCGATCTCGGTGGCGATCCAGACCGGGCTCGACGCGGGCGACAGCGGCCTCTGGGCGCTCGCGGCGGCCGGCGCGATCATCGTGTTCGCGCTGTGGTGGCTCTACTTCGACCGTCCGGTCGAGGCGCCGGACCGGTTGCCGTACTCGCTCATCTGGGGCTACGGCCACTACCTGATCTTCGGGGCGATCGCCGCGGTCGGAGCCGGCCTGCCCGTGGCGGTGGACCACGAGCGGCACCTCGCGCACATCTCCGCGACGACAGCCGCCTACGCGGTGGCCGTGCCGATCGCAGTCTACCTGCTGACGGTCTGGGTGTTGCTCGTCCGCCGCCGACAGCACGGCGCGGTGGTCGTCGCGTACCCGGTCGTCGCCGGACTGGCGCTGCTCGTGCCGCTGGGTCCGGCCCCGGTGCAGGTGCTCGCGCTGGTGCTTGTCGCCCTCGTGACGCTGACGGTGCTGCTGCGCGGACGCGACGCCGGGGCGTCCGCGACACCCACCACCTGA